Sequence from the Erythrolamprus reginae isolate rEryReg1 chromosome Z, rEryReg1.hap1, whole genome shotgun sequence genome:
ACAGATAACTGCTcgatgctgttctgtctgggttcccccagacgccaacaccaactaaaaagagtagccaggcacgctggtaaaaagcaaagtcattttatatctttgaaaacaaacacagataacaaaaactgttcttacaaactggaatgctatgaagcttcacagaagagtcacgacggccagacaatacaacaggcttcttgctggcacacacaccactgtagataataaaacccacgcctccaagttttcagccttcgaggccacaagccagaatcagagacgccaaggatcgaagcaaggtcacaggactcccaaaagataactctccacaatacaggcctgccttttcaacctttctgaggagaaccacacccaaacccagctgttgcctattagggctggaaatacctggctaattgtccccttctttgtgctgcccttctctgcctcatatctatgatggcttgtctcatctaatgactccaggctactcatctaatgactccaggctactcactggggagagctcccccccccccgggggtctcaggctgttctccctcctcctcgtcctgacattcctctgcctggtcctcctcctcctcctgttcctcgtcctccccctctgagcatggagccggcagagttccagccgttccctgaggagcctcagactgaatcacaacagatgctGTTCAGTTTTTTACAGCATTGATGTTTTCCCAACTTCCAAGAAAAAATGAATATTTCATAAATGATCTGCTCTTTCCTAAAAGCTCACATCAGTTTAATCTTCAAGAGTTTATTAGTTAAGCAAAAAGACACCACACAAATTTTAATTTAAGATCTAGTTTATATTGACAAGTTATAAATGAGGAAGATCTACACAGACAATTAAGTCAGAAAGTCTTAAGTCCACATTGGTCTTCTATTTTACCATGTACAAAGTAATGATCGTGATCTGTTTAACCACcactgcaaaaaaagaaaaagaacataaATTGGTTTACTATTACATGATAGTCAATAATATtgactaaaaataaaaatggataatTTATGTAgtccaaaataaaacatttaattatTCCACAAATAAAGCTATTTTTACTGcagaaataatttattataattgtaTGGCAAGACATAAATTGGAAGAGATGTTCCAGAGACACAGGTAGaaatcctagagcagtgatggcaaaccttttttggttcttgTGCCAAGAAGGTGGAGTAAGGGGGTGATTGCATGTGCAATCCCCCCCCCGCACTGCCCCCGTGCATGCGCTCAGGCCTTACTAAAGTTGATAGGTAAAAATAATTACCCGacgacaaactggaagttcagaaaaatgcacttccggtttgccgttgtgcatTTTTCCCACTCTCTAGTGTAAAAAAGAACAAAGGAGAGAATCAGGACAGGCAGAAGCTCTCTTCTTGGCagcaggagaagagagaaagtgCTCTGGCCGGTGCTCAAAGACCGCCTAGCACACCCACCCACTGGCTCTCCTGGCagtgccactttctccctgccccAAGAGGGAGAAAGTAGAACTCCCAGGAGAGCCAGTGGATGGGTGTGCCGGGCGGTCTCCGAGCACCAGTCAGAACACTTTCTCCTTTCTCCCACCACcaagaagagagaaatagaaaaaagattGGACTGCTTCCTGAAGCCAGCAGCTCCATGGCCAGCTGCTTCACTTCTTTccaatcttctttctttttcttcccttcccttcctccaagcATGTCTCTATGGGTcctagaagggagagaaggaaggagtgcACACATGtggggggaaggaaaaggcaaagaaagcGGGACGGGAGGGAACCGATGAGGCTCAGCTCTCTTTCAAAGCCGTTTAAAACTCAGCTGCCCCTCCGTTGCATGGAACAGCAAACAGCTCACAAAGTGTTCCTCCAAGCATATCTAAgtctaagaaaaaaaatcaattttccaCTTTAAAAAATGCGCACAGTTTTTCTGAAGCctagtaggtgaaaaaaatgcccaaacgggcaaaccagaagttcaggaaaacgcacttccggtttgcaaTTGTGTTGTTTCGGACCCAAACACAATGCACCAATttctagaaagaaaaaagagcttCATCAGAATGCAACCTCTCTTGTCCAAACTGCTGTCCCCCCGAAACAACAGCGCTTTGCTCAGCCTTCGCAACTCCCCAAAAGGGAGAATAAGTTTAAAAGCACTCCCCATCATTCGCTGCAGGAGCCCAAACTACCCATGTTCAGCTGCAAAGCCTTCtcccctgccccacctctcccagGGCTGCAGCCGTAGTTTTGTCCACCCCtgctttttattatttcaaacagacaagaattggaagggaacttgaaggtcttctaggcTACCCACGCCCACCCCATTCAAGCAGGAGCCCCTATTGCACCACTGCAGACAAATTAGttgtccttaaaaaaaaaaaaatctacagcaTCACTTCTTTCTTCGGCTTGCAAAATGCTCTGCAACCCTTCCCTGGAGCTGCAGCGCTCTTACTGGGCTTACCTGGCTGTGCTTATGTTACACAGAAGTGGCGAGAAGAGACTTCTTACTGCAAGAGAAGCTTGGGAAGTCAACTGACCTGCTTCTCGGGGTGCTTTAGCAAAGGAGCAACAGATAAAAGGCCTCCACCCCTTCTCCctttaaaggtttttttcccctagcTCGCCACCCACCCTTCAACACGAGTTCACCTTTCAACCTTCAAATTCAAattcccttccaattcttgtcagtttgaaataataaaaagtgGGGGTGGACAAAACTACAGCTGCAGCCCTGGGATAGACAAGCTTTGTCTGCGAGCTGGGAGCCATAGCGGAGAAAGCAGGAGGGAGGCTGGCTGGCTTGCAGATGAAGTTCCCTGTCTCAGGCCCGCTCAGACCACTTATCAAATACAGTGCTGTCTTTTTCACGTGAACAGCCAAATGATCAATCACGTCTCGAGCTCAGCATGCTCCGAGCAATCAGTGCCGAGCTGTCCTGCCAGGGGGAAACGTGATTGTTCAGTCCGCAGAGCAAGGGGTGGGGGGCAGAGGGAAAAGAGAGGTGGGGAGTGCATGCAGTTGTGTTGCTTCCAGCCATTGGACCCCTTTTGCTCAGGCTCAAGGTCAGCCTTCTCCTCTGCCGCCACCGACTCTCGTCTTTTCTAAATAGAGACCTCATAGTAGTGTGATCCTAAGACAGGATCCTTTGCCACTCATTGCACGAGCTGAAAGTTAGCAAAGTCTTGCGTGTCCTGTaatatagctctgtgtgccacctgtggtacatgtgccataggttcaccatcatggtcctagaGTGATTACCCCATTGTATGTATCATATAATGTAAAAGTATACAAATGGCTTATGGATTCAATTATAAAAATAGGGGATTTATATCACTTATCTTAGGACCGCTGCAGTCAGGCCTTCTATACCCCAACACTTGTCACACCACTGCCTGACTTATATGACCAAGGGTAGGCACCAGTGTGATGTGTCATACAGTCTACAGCCGCAAGTGGGGACACTGGCATGAGAAGCCACACAGCATCCTGCAGAAAACGGCATCATCAGTGTGATGTGACACAGGGTGTCTGGCCGCAAGCAGCAGAAGTTGGGCAATGATGTGACAGATGTCGGGGCATGGGAAATCGGGCTGCAGCGTAAGACATTTCTCAAAAATAGGACCTGGTGCCTCTTCTGGAggcaaaaatacagtggtacctcaagatacaaacccgtcttacgaacaacccgtgatacgaacccggggttcagaaaatttttgcctcttcttacgaacgtttttcgtcttacgatcgccaaacccgaacttcctggttcggcattccggaggctgctgggaagccccgcagcccggctgtcaccttttaaaacagccggggagcttcccagcagcctcccgaagctgaacccggaagttcgggtttggcgttcggcttcgggaggctgctgggaagccaccaggctgttttaaaaggtgacagccgggctgcggggcttctcatcGTCGTCGTCGGCAGGTtggtaagatggaaaacgttcgggaggccgctttgggtttttggctgggagggaaggcaggacgtctggcgctggggaagggagtcaggaaggtcctcctgctcccccctcagcgaaaaacacaaagacggtctgccgccgcatgacaggcagggcggagcagcatggagcaaacggagtctgaaaccgccagcggcttcagcttcccattgctccgcgggcggcagcagaccgcctttgtatttttggcttggggggaagcaggaggcgcaggatcgggcgggcggcgagCAAGGCGTgaccgagcgggcccggctcaggctagaatggggcgggcagcggctgggcgcggtgGCGAGGGTGCGcaagcggctgggcgcggcggcgagggtgcgtccgactcggggctggcggcgcccgaacatcagcgtgggaggcaggagaggaccaggcaaccggagcagcgccGCCGctactcccggcttggcttccctcgccgccgcaggcaacgtgcgttgcgatctttcgggccggccaggctcagcggatcaagccgcgcctcccgggccttccgtcactgagcctcgccggcccggaaaattgcagcccctgttgcctgcggcggtgagggaggccaagccgagagcagcatcaccgcggctcctggctcggtttccctcgcaaccgcaggcaacacgggctgcgattttccgggccggcgaggctcagtgatgggaggcgcggcttgatccgctgagcctggccggcccggaaaatcgcagcccgtgttgcctgcggcggcgagggaggccaagccgagagcagcatcaccgcggctcctggctcggtttccctcacaaccgcaggcaacacgggctgcgattttgcgggccggccaggctcagtgacgggaggcgcggcttgatccgggaggcgcggcttgatccgctgagcctggccggcccggaaaatcgcagcccgtgttgcctgcggcggcgagggaggccaagccgagagcagcatcaccacggctcctggctcggtttccctcgcaaccgcaggcaacacgggctgcgattttccgggccggccaggctcagtgacgggaggcgcggcttgatccgggaggcgcggcttgatccgctgagcctggccggcccggaaaatcgcagcccgtgttgcctgcggcggcgagggaggccaagccgagagcagcatcaccgcggctcctggctcggtttccctcgcagccgcaggcaacacgggctgcgattttccgggccggcgaggctcagtgacggaaggcccgggaggcgcggcttgatccgggaggcgcggcttgatccgctaagcctggccggcccggaaaatcgcagcctgtgttgcctgcggcgatgctgctgctctcggcttggttTCCCttgccgccgcaggcaacacgggctgcgatctttcggggccggccaggctcagcggatcaagccgtgcctcccgggccaggcggctgccttccatcactgagcctcgccatCCCGGAAGATcgcatgtgtggaagaggtccgtgggagaactggggggaccccagcccacgcctgctgcttgcacTCCCGGAAAGatcccagcccacaccttcgggagcttcccagccgggtcccttccatggggcagtggccacggctccccccagttctcccactgaccctttccacacacgcacaacatccccagcctccgcgccgccggttggctgtcatcttctaaacaagcaagaagaggaggaggagctgggcgccggtgttggtggaggaaggcgcccagctcctcctcctcttcttgcttctttagaagatgacagccggccggcggcgcagagaatgtggcccggaggctgggagggaggcggaatacaggaggaggaggagggaggccaggagggagggaggaaatcagagaagacgcacgtacaaacttccgcgttcggcttcaggagacagctgggaagcggcgcggctcttttaaccctgctgttctgttcgggtcgtatgcgacccgaagccaagtttgagtccctgtaaaaaattttccctgcatatctgaaacttgaaatttcatgactattcatcatttcaggggttctctctatgagaatttttttgggggggtggggggcttagtttttgctgggcaaaaaaagttacaaatcttctgttcccgggtcaccctgacccggaccgaaaactcttcatttgcagtgcttatgtttggtctttttgaaagcttttttcacttggaaagtagtctgaacatttctgcacacaatggaatgaaaattgaaatgaaaaaagtaattcttattggtttattttgctgatataatgcacgccccccccgtttttgtgaaagttttttcaatttatggatagttttgcttgcaaaatgcattctattttactgaagttggtgtgggattggtagcttgaacatttctgaatataagaaaaatataaaggaactgaacaaaatgattcttactggttttttaacatcagaaataaggcctcccccccccctcagctgcttgcaaccattttcactttttatttttttatgctccaaatccgaaatattctttaaaatcttaggcattcatttactcaatttaacaatgctgaccatcaaaaaaatatttgtgggggtgggggaaaaattttttttctgggcaaaaaaaaagtcacacttagtctgttcgggtcatatagacccggaccaaaatgattttttttaggcacttgaatttggtctttttgaaaaccttttcaactggaaaactagtttgaacatttatgaacataatgatatgaaaattgaactggaaaaattgagacttatatttttattttgatcaaaaagcccctccccccatcctttttaaatttcgtgtcaatttctattttttaaggctacaaatccctaaggaattttcccccagaaggtttgatatactaaattgaacatttctgaatataagaaaaatataaatgaactgaaaaaaatggttcttattggtttatttttgccacaaaagggccaccccccctcggccttgctgtgtgccattattgtcactgtttatacatatttgtctagaaatatttggaatatccttttgaaaatcaaccacattgtagccagagaactaattttatgaaacaaatccattttactaaaaaaaagtatgtaagtttgaaattaacagcataatttttatataaattgaaataattgaacacggggggaggcatacatttatgtgcaaaataaaccattatgcatcaatttttccagttcaattttcatatcattatgttcagaaatgttcaagctaccaatcccacaccaactttagtaaaatagaatgtattttgctagcaaaactatccataaagtgaagactatttaaaaaaaccggggggggcgtgcatttcatcaacaaaataaaccaatatgcatcaatttttccagttcaattttcatatcattatgttcagaaatgttcaagctaccaatcccacatcaactttagtaaaatagaatgtattttgcaggcataattatcaataaacctaaagaaaattcacaaaaacggggggggaggcatatttatgtgcaaaataaaccaataaggattaatttcttcagttcaattttcatatcactgtgtgcagaaatgttcagactactttccaagtgaaaaaagtattcaaattgaccaaacataagcactgcaaatgaagagttttcggtccgggtcagggtgacccgggaacagaagatttgttacttttcttaaacagaacaggagtgttaaaaggtcgcagccggactggggggcttcccagcacccccccgaacccaggttcggggtggtgctgggaagccccccaggccggctgtcaccttttaaaacagccgcgcggcttcccagcattcGCCGAatgccggttttttgcgggggtttttttggttgcacggattaattgactttacattgtttcctatgggaaacaatgttccgtcttacgaacctttcgtcttacgaacctcctccttgcaccaattaagttcgtatcatgaggtattactgtactgggtcttattttcagggaaacacattaGTGCGGATGTGAGgaaatatcttatttttttaatgtaaattttcTTTTGGATGTTATTCACAATTTAATGGTACTGTTACCTTTAGTTATTACTACGGAGCTCAAATACATTAATAATATGAAATTGTTTTTTCTAATTGAAATTGATCAAGCTGTTATGATTCTCCTGTATAATATTGTGAGTATATGGTGTATTATGTTATGGCATATGGCACTGCCCCAGAATTGTCTAGCTCTGTGAATTAATTTAAAAGGCAGGTGTCAACTTAATTGAAATCAGTCATTCTGTTTATAAAATCAATGCTAATAATCTTAGTATGAGGGAGAAGGCCTTTTCACTACTAGTATCCTGCCTTGGAAATGTCCCTTTTTAAAGGAACTAGTTTGCTCAAGAAACCAATTAAGTATCCCAGCACTATTAACCTGctattaatgtctcttttttaaaaaaaatcatattgttAATTTTTGTATTTAGTTTCTTTGCTACACTCTAGCATTTTTAAATAGCAAACTATCATAGAAATATTctaaatacagtagaacctctggtcacaaccataattcattccataactttggtcacaAACCAATTTGGTGGTGACccgaacctaattttggaaatttgccaCTTACTAATAAAATGGCACAGAAGGGAAAAtcggacacacacacaaaagtgatTTTTTTGGTCGGGACCCGATTTGGTCAGTGTCAATAttcgtgaccagaggttctactgtaagaGCATGTATAACAGACTATTTTGTTGTCACATACAAGATTCTCAGATGGCATTAAAGAAGGAACTTTTTGTCAGATCTTTTTCAACAAATAGCATTTAACACATTTACTTACACAATAATATTGTTGATTGGAATATGGATCAATTTTACGAAGAAACCAATAAATCCCATTATTGCAAAACCTATTGCTGTTGCCATGGCAATCTTCTGGAACTCTGTAATTTAAAAATTACATATTTATCCAATTCCTGAGTCACTGTTCTCCAAAAATGATAATgggtggcttttaaaaaaaaattagatcctATTTCAAAAATATACCTCTTGCACTGTTAAAATAAGAACTGAAGAAAGCTTCATTATCATTTAAAATGCAACCTGTACTTTAATATCTCTAGAAATCTTTTCGATACTGCATGTATGAAACATTTAATAATACACTTGGaaagtatttttaaaacttttttctttcACACTATTAAAAGATTATGGAGAATCCCAAagcttgtttgtttttatgtttaattaaatgtttattgacatttaatttaaaattaaattaacgcATTTGCTGCCACTATTGCTTCTCATGATAGACAGGATTTTAATCTTGCattatttcttaaataatttCGAAGACTTCCAAGAGTATTTTGTATGACCAC
This genomic interval carries:
- the SEC61G gene encoding protein transport protein Sec61 subunit gamma; protein product: MDQVMQFVEPSRQFVKDSIRLVKRCTKPDRKEFQKIAMATAIGFAIMGFIGFFVKLIHIPINNIIVGG